From the Desulfosarcina sp. BuS5 genome, one window contains:
- a CDS encoding KpsF/GutQ family sugar-phosphate isomerase, which yields MIIKQAMEVLKLEAEGILGLIDKIDEGFAKMVELICNSKGRLIIGGIGKSGIVGRKIVATLNSTGTRSLFLHPVEAMHGDLGMVSRNDIFLALSNSGETDELNILLPSIRSIGCPIIALTGNIRSTLAKQSDIIVDVGVDKEACPLGLAPTSSTTALLAMGDALAVVLINKKHFKQSDFKKIHPGGALGQRLSAMVKDIMLIGGFVPLVSDSASLREAIEEINRRGLGTVLVGNDKNRLAGIITDGDLRRLLADQRPVDDLTVSEVMTKKPRAVSPESPVYDALNIMESFQITILPVTDSSGRIEGILHLHDILGKGEFKFNGK from the coding sequence TACTTAAATTAGAGGCAGAAGGGATATTAGGCTTAATCGACAAAATCGATGAAGGTTTTGCCAAAATGGTAGAACTGATTTGTAATTCAAAAGGTCGTCTTATAATTGGCGGTATAGGCAAATCCGGTATTGTCGGCAGAAAAATAGTGGCCACCTTGAACAGCACCGGAACAAGGTCACTTTTTTTACACCCGGTTGAAGCCATGCACGGAGATCTCGGAATGGTAAGCAGGAACGATATTTTTCTTGCTCTTTCCAACAGTGGAGAAACAGACGAACTTAACATTCTGCTTCCAAGTATACGAAGCATAGGCTGCCCGATTATTGCTTTGACAGGCAACATCAGGTCCACTTTGGCAAAGCAGAGTGACATAATTGTTGATGTCGGGGTTGATAAAGAGGCTTGCCCGCTTGGTCTTGCTCCCACTTCCAGCACAACAGCCTTGCTGGCCATGGGAGATGCGCTTGCCGTAGTTTTGATTAATAAAAAGCATTTTAAACAGAGTGATTTTAAAAAGATCCATCCCGGAGGAGCTCTAGGCCAAAGGCTTTCGGCAATGGTGAAGGATATCATGCTCATCGGCGGCTTCGTACCGCTTGTATCCGATTCCGCTTCTTTGAGGGAAGCAATTGAAGAGATAAACCGTCGTGGTTTAGGGACTGTTCTTGTTGGTAATGATAAAAACAGACTTGCAGGCATTATAACGGATGGTGATTTAAGACGCCTTTTGGCAGATCAAAGGCCTGTAGATGATCTCACAGTCAGTGAAGTAATGACCAAAAAGCCTCGCGCAGTCAGCCCCGAATCTCCTGTTTATGATGCCCTGAATATTATGGAGAGTTTCCAGATCACCATTTTGCCGGTTACCGATTCATCCGGCAGGATAGAAGGTATACTCCATTTGCATGATATATTGGGTAAGGGGGAATTCAAATTTAACGGGAAATAA
- a CDS encoding CaiB/BaiF CoA transferase family protein, with amino-acid sequence MIRPLEGIRVIECATFHAGPGASAIMGDLGAEIIKIEQPGSGDPIRSLKKIGKIPFGLPGGRNIFCEGANRNKKSVTVDLMTEKGQAIVHRLAKDADVFLTNFRRPALEKMNITYDVIRRINKNIIYTSVSAYGPKGPDSDRGGFDYQGQARAGVMYSMGEEGMPPLVCQFGILDQATACNASHQIMAALLARERFGISQEIKISILGSSMNLIYFNILTSLVGGFNVPRHKRSEEHPMRNHYKCKDGKWFMMTLNPPNKHWESLCLALEHPEFINDPRFNTDEQKLENAEELVAIFDKIIAERTRAEWLDIFNRYDFFCCAVNTMEDLAEDPQVLENNYLVDFDHPDMGKIKIPGYPAYFSECEAGMVSAVPELGEHTEQVLLELGGYTSEEISTMKDEGVV; translated from the coding sequence ATGATAAGACCATTGGAAGGAATCAGAGTAATTGAATGCGCTACATTTCATGCCGGGCCTGGAGCTTCTGCAATTATGGGAGATCTTGGCGCTGAAATAATCAAGATAGAGCAGCCCGGTTCGGGCGATCCTATAAGATCTCTGAAGAAAATTGGAAAAATACCTTTTGGCCTGCCGGGCGGAAGAAATATTTTCTGCGAAGGCGCTAACAGGAATAAAAAGTCTGTTACCGTTGACCTTATGACAGAAAAAGGACAGGCTATTGTTCACAGGTTAGCAAAAGATGCCGATGTGTTTTTGACTAATTTCAGAAGGCCTGCTCTTGAAAAAATGAATATTACTTATGATGTAATCCGGCGGATAAACAAAAATATTATTTATACATCAGTATCCGCTTATGGTCCCAAGGGTCCTGACAGCGATCGGGGCGGATTCGATTACCAGGGCCAGGCCAGAGCCGGAGTAATGTATTCCATGGGCGAAGAAGGTATGCCGCCCTTAGTCTGTCAGTTCGGTATTCTTGATCAGGCTACGGCATGTAATGCAAGTCACCAGATTATGGCCGCTCTTCTGGCGCGAGAGCGTTTCGGAATAAGTCAGGAAATCAAGATCTCCATTTTAGGTTCTTCAATGAATCTGATTTACTTTAATATTCTCACTTCTCTCGTGGGAGGTTTTAACGTTCCGCGGCACAAGCGTTCAGAGGAGCATCCCATGCGGAATCATTACAAGTGCAAAGATGGCAAATGGTTTATGATGACTCTCAATCCACCGAACAAACACTGGGAATCTTTATGTCTCGCCCTGGAACATCCTGAGTTTATAAATGACCCACGCTTCAACACCGATGAGCAGAAACTTGAGAATGCGGAAGAATTGGTTGCTATTTTTGATAAAATCATTGCTGAGCGAACGCGGGCGGAATGGCTCGATATATTCAACCGGTATGATTTTTTTTGTTGCGCAGTAAATACCATGGAAGATCTTGCTGAAGATCCCCAGGTACTGGAAAATAATTATCTAGTAGATTTTGATCACCCTGACATGGGTAAAATTAAAATTCCCGGGTATCCGGCCTACTTCAGTGAATGTGAAGCGGGTATGGTAAGTGCTGTGCCTGAACTGGGAGAGCATACTGAGCAGGTTCTCCTTGAACTGGGAGGATATACTTCAGAAGAAATATCAACAATGAAAGATGAAGGAGTTGTATGA
- a CDS encoding HAD family hydrolase, translating to MIIEKHEIRLLKEFCDLMAHTRAIRFVIVENIFNNNLESSDPDAINNERINVEKLQITSLENALFSLENIPFEGTRRILFLDASKKIEVDLAYEIEELKKDIFYLKNGEKKFFGYLENIHSGFTEQVEAGVKKLAGLDFNCFITDRDGTTNNYCGMYRSSIQSVYNAVFITRFVKKRTENPIIITSAPLKDPGIVDVSVNPENAIIYAASKGREFIDLNGSRRTYPIEENKQQLINELNKKLSDLLSNSELEKFTLIGSGLQLKFGQTTIARQDINGSIPQDESDKFLKLVQGIVTDIDPDGNNFRIEDTGLDIEIILTIEDSESVPKDFDKGDAVRYLNTELDLSMSKGPHLICGDTASDIPMIEASIEQSDDTWTVFVTKNRTLAERVSAISSNTVLVTEPDMLVAMLACLSR from the coding sequence ATGATAATAGAAAAGCACGAGATACGCCTGTTAAAGGAATTTTGCGATCTTATGGCCCATACCCGTGCAATACGATTTGTTATTGTTGAGAACATATTCAACAATAACCTTGAATCATCAGACCCCGATGCAATAAATAACGAAAGGATTAATGTTGAAAAGTTACAGATAACTTCTCTTGAAAATGCACTTTTTTCTCTTGAGAATATTCCTTTTGAAGGGACAAGGCGAATTCTGTTCCTGGATGCCTCAAAAAAAATAGAGGTAGATCTTGCATATGAAATAGAAGAGCTGAAAAAGGATATTTTCTACCTTAAAAATGGAGAAAAAAAATTTTTCGGTTATCTTGAAAATATACATTCCGGCTTTACAGAACAGGTGGAAGCTGGGGTAAAAAAACTGGCAGGTCTTGATTTTAACTGTTTCATAACCGACCGGGACGGCACCACCAACAATTACTGCGGCATGTACAGATCTTCAATCCAATCTGTTTATAATGCTGTTTTTATTACTCGTTTTGTAAAAAAAAGAACTGAGAATCCTATTATTATAACTTCCGCGCCACTTAAAGATCCCGGCATAGTCGATGTAAGTGTAAATCCTGAAAATGCAATTATTTATGCCGCCTCAAAGGGGCGTGAATTTATAGATCTGAACGGATCACGCCGAACTTATCCCATAGAAGAAAACAAACAACAACTTATCAACGAATTGAACAAAAAGCTTTCAGATCTATTATCGAATTCAGAGCTGGAAAAATTTACCTTAATAGGCTCCGGGTTGCAGCTTAAATTCGGACAAACAACAATTGCGCGGCAGGATATAAACGGATCGATTCCCCAGGATGAATCTGATAAATTTTTAAAACTTGTACAAGGCATTGTTACGGATATCGATCCGGATGGGAACAATTTCAGAATCGAAGATACCGGCCTTGATATTGAGATAATCCTTACAATTGAAGATTCGGAATCAGTACCCAAGGATTTTGATAAGGGGGATGCCGTCAGGTATCTTAATACCGAATTAGATCTCTCAATGTCCAAAGGACCACACCTGATATGCGGAGACACAGCATCAGATATTCCCATGATAGAGGCTTCCATTGAACAGAGCGATGACACATGGACTGTTTTTGTAACTAAAAACAGGACACTTGCAGAAAGAGTGTCGGCAATATCTTCTAATACCGTATTAGTAACGGAGCCGGACATGCTGGTTGCCATGCTGGCTTGTTTGTCACGATAG
- a CDS encoding serine/threonine protein kinase → MDYMFAQSLSLLFYIITLVIYNRARKEYAGGKIAAAINLVMIFIGLVFLSDFTDYFFIRIFHFTDDTVLIIKLMLKLAALSVLFFGGLRFFVDAPDAAGAAVELNGLSQNSGKPARTGGAYQGNFSDPETPGPKNNSQEIKTIGRYEIIKQTGRGAMGIVYKGRDPRLNRLTAIKTIRFIDDFDKIRVINAKKQFYREAEVIAKLSHPNIVAIYDVGEDKGLSYLAMEYLEGESLEKYTNKNNLLSITKCIDIIIQACNALEYAHNHDIVHRDIKPANIMLVEDGLVKVTDFGIARITASSNYNSGTHTGIIKGTPYYMSPEQTKGMKLTGPSDIFSIGVVFYQLLTGRLPFTGDNPAAIMYQINNVDPEPPSSYNSSIDEVILTILNKTLEKNLQKRYQTAGQMRNHLRLAARRINRP, encoded by the coding sequence ATGGATTATATGTTTGCCCAGTCACTCAGCCTGCTTTTTTATATCATTACCCTGGTGATTTACAACCGGGCAAGGAAAGAGTATGCCGGCGGAAAAATAGCTGCGGCTATCAATCTTGTCATGATCTTTATAGGACTTGTATTCCTTTCCGATTTTACAGATTATTTTTTTATACGTATATTCCATTTTACCGATGATACAGTCTTGATAATCAAACTTATGCTAAAACTGGCAGCGCTTAGCGTGCTCTTTTTCGGCGGGCTGCGCTTCTTTGTAGACGCCCCGGACGCTGCCGGAGCTGCTGTTGAATTAAACGGGCTGTCACAGAATTCCGGAAAGCCCGCACGTACCGGCGGGGCATACCAGGGCAATTTTTCCGATCCGGAAACGCCCGGCCCTAAAAATAATTCACAGGAAATAAAAACGATCGGCCGCTATGAAATAATTAAACAGACAGGCCGTGGCGCCATGGGAATCGTATACAAGGGACGCGATCCCAGGCTTAACAGGCTGACTGCAATAAAGACCATACGTTTTATTGATGATTTCGATAAAATCAGGGTAATAAACGCAAAAAAACAATTTTATCGTGAAGCCGAAGTTATTGCAAAACTATCTCATCCTAATATCGTTGCTATTTACGATGTTGGCGAAGACAAAGGACTGTCGTATCTTGCCATGGAATATCTGGAAGGGGAAAGCCTTGAGAAATATACAAACAAAAACAACCTGCTCTCAATCACAAAGTGTATCGATATAATCATACAGGCATGTAACGCGCTGGAATATGCCCATAATCATGATATTGTTCACAGGGATATCAAACCGGCCAATATTATGTTAGTGGAGGACGGACTTGTAAAGGTAACCGATTTTGGTATAGCGCGGATTACCGCAAGCTCCAATTATAATTCCGGGACTCATACCGGAATTATAAAAGGTACTCCATATTATATGTCGCCGGAGCAGACAAAGGGGATGAAACTGACCGGCCCTTCAGACATATTCTCTATAGGTGTCGTATTCTACCAGTTACTGACAGGGAGACTGCCCTTTACAGGCGATAATCCGGCGGCTATCATGTACCAGATAAATAATGTAGACCCCGAGCCACCCTCTTCATATAACTCATCAATCGACGAAGTAATATTAACTATTTTAAACAAAACTCTGGAAAAAAATCTGCAAAAAAGATATCAGACTGCCGGACAAATGCGGAACCATCTCCGCCTTGCAGCCAGGAGAATAAACAGGCCATGA